TAAATGGAAATTCGTTAATAACGGAACCACTTACCCTGTAAGCACAACTTTAGTAACCCCAAAAGATAAAATTATTTTCGGAGATGGAGAAATTACTCCGGCCGAATTTGAAGCTTTCATGGATCAAACTCTTGGTGCAACAATCTTACCGCAATATCTTGACGGTTTGACATTCGAGACAAACGGAAACCTCATCGCATCCTATACTGCGACTCCTGGAAGTGATTTTACAGACTCTCCTACCGGATCGGTATTATACAATGTAGTAAACAATCAGGTATTTTTAGCTGCAAATATTGCTGCAATGCTCCCAAAATCGGGAAGCAAAGCCGATAACAGCGGCGGTGGATTACTCGATATTTTACAAATGGTGGAAAAAGGATTACCTTTATATTTGAAATCCAATACAGACGGAACGGTTCAGATATATGTAGATCGTACTATGATGTTGCCATTCGCAAGTTTACTTACCGATTTAGCTCCCATGATTCCCGATGATGGTATAGGTGCAATGGTAAAACCATTACTTCCGCAAATAAGTACGATAATAGAAGAAAGTACCGAATTTACACTTGGTTTTAATTTACAACCGGCTGAATAAACTTAAACGTTAAATAAAATATTTACGGCTCCGTCTACCCAAAATAAATCGTGGATCGGAGCCGTAATACAATTTTAAACAAAATGAAACACTACATTAAGAATACAGCGATAGGGCTTTGTGCCGTCCTTTTTTCGGGATGTATAAGTGATGATCCGATGAATCCTGAAGCGGATATACTTTCATTCGATGTAAAAGAAGACGTAGGACAAATCATTCCTGATCTATCAGCTGTTCCAACTCAAATACTCGTGTACTATTCAAAAGGAGATATCACACATCTTACTCCGATAATGACTTTTACTAAAGGGGCAAGCGTATATCCCGATCCTACAGAACCGCAAGATTTCAGTCGTTCGGTAATATACACCGTCACCTCTCATAACGGTAAAAATACGAGAGTTCATAAAATTACTTTTACCAAAGTATCGTTGAGCGGATACGGATTTGATAATTGGGTGAGCGATTCCCGCAAGCATTTCGTAACTCCCATCGAATATGACGGAGAAAATGAAATTCCATTTTGGGATACGAGCAACCGTGGCGCCGCTATTTATGCGACTCATCAAAACTCTGACGAATATCCCGTACATTACACGACCCAACCCGGTGAAGTGATTAAAGGTGGAAAAGCGGCTGTTTTGGAAACTCAACAAGGCCCGGGTAATATTCTCGGTCAGCAATTTATACCGATTGTCGCAGGTTCTCTTTTTTCAGGAACTTTCGATCCTAAAGACGCGATGAAAGACCCTTTATTATGCACAAAATTCGGACAACCTTATACCGAAATTCCTCAACGCATGGTCGGTTATTATAAATATAAAGCCGGTGAAAACGGTTATACCGAACCTAACGGGAACATAAATCTCAACCGTAAAGATAAATGCGCCATATATGCGGTATTTTACAAAACCGATGAGAATCTTATGACACTCGACGGAACCAACATTCTAAATCATCAGAATATCGTATCTATCGCGATGATGCCTGATGATATGTTATACCAGTCGAAAGGAGACGGTATGGTATCTTTCGATATTCCGTTTGAATATCAAAACGGATATACTTCTGAAAAAATAGATTTCGAAACAAATAAATATAAACTGGCAGTGGTATTTTCATCGAGTTTCTATGGCGACCACTACGAAGGTTCTGTCGGCAGCCGCCTTGTTGTAGATGAAGTAAATATAATTAATGAAAACCGATAAAGTATGAACAATATATCAAAAAAAGTATTCATATCCATTTTGCTTATTACGTTAGGATATCAGATCACATACAGTCAGTCATTACTAAAAAAAGAACTTAAACACTGGGATTCTTATTTATATGTCGGTTATACGATAGGGGGAACCTCTCCTATTCCTCTGCCCCAAGAAATAAGAAAAATAAACTCTTATCGTCCCGGAACCAATCTTGTCGCCGGAATAGATTTTACCCGTTGGCTAAACATAAACTGGGGGATCACAACCGGACTATCGATAGGATCAAAAGGTATGACGATCAATGCCGATGTAAAGTATATGAATACCTATTTAATCGTGGGAGAAGGAGATAATACAGGAACTTTCAGCGGAACTTTCAGCGGAAAAAATAAA
The window above is part of the Coprobacter tertius genome. Proteins encoded here:
- a CDS encoding PCMD domain-containing protein, producing the protein MKHYIKNTAIGLCAVLFSGCISDDPMNPEADILSFDVKEDVGQIIPDLSAVPTQILVYYSKGDITHLTPIMTFTKGASVYPDPTEPQDFSRSVIYTVTSHNGKNTRVHKITFTKVSLSGYGFDNWVSDSRKHFVTPIEYDGENEIPFWDTSNRGAAIYATHQNSDEYPVHYTTQPGEVIKGGKAAVLETQQGPGNILGQQFIPIVAGSLFSGTFDPKDAMKDPLLCTKFGQPYTEIPQRMVGYYKYKAGENGYTEPNGNINLNRKDKCAIYAVFYKTDENLMTLDGTNILNHQNIVSIAMMPDDMLYQSKGDGMVSFDIPFEYQNGYTSEKIDFETNKYKLAVVFSSSFYGDHYEGSVGSRLVVDEVNIINENR
- a CDS encoding DUF4925 domain-containing protein, whose product is MKRLFFYTLILFSFFLLPSCSDDKKDNPTPDETTFKNNDLALTVSNFSLTGREATLKDNVLTFTEAMPGETQTIFNITKNGNTITGENANSNRTLTLTGTIEGSKLTANIAVEMKTSLAGKWKFVNNGTTYPVSTTLVTPKDKIIFGDGEITPAEFEAFMDQTLGATILPQYLDGLTFETNGNLIASYTATPGSDFTDSPTGSVLYNVVNNQVFLAANIAAMLPKSGSKADNSGGGLLDILQMVEKGLPLYLKSNTDGTVQIYVDRTMMLPFASLLTDLAPMIPDDGIGAMVKPLLPQISTIIEESTEFTLGFNLQPAE
- a CDS encoding porin family protein — encoded protein: MNNISKKVFISILLITLGYQITYSQSLLKKELKHWDSYLYVGYTIGGTSPIPLPQEIRKINSYRPGTNLVAGIDFTRWLNINWGITTGLSIGSKGMTINADVKYMNTYLIVGEGDNTGTFSGTFSGKNKTKVNNGYLRIPLLATWQPIEKWIFYGGPYVSFLLDPEFKGSASNGYIRNGGPTGEKINVEHATFDFSDNLRAIDSGVTIGARWNYNRHISAVGYFDWGLVPVFPSNFNGIPYKMYNLYFTLGIAYKL